A stretch of the Solanum dulcamara chromosome 6, daSolDulc1.2, whole genome shotgun sequence genome encodes the following:
- the LOC129891276 gene encoding nudix hydrolase 20, chloroplastic-like, producing MGAVNFFFKMSCNYLYRSVSHIIFYTPIAPTILSLKSPFCPSRRRRQLRSFSISASNSFTWDDVFRLPESPQNDYSALSGFFDKIKLCNRNLEKQCEFMPFVIEDQIIGYVHHGFADFLKPFQNVFIFPQDNEYGSQFGCHCTLHPNLSTPNDRTKAVANVINSLGELIPGIRNELFPVASAFGEPIFFSLERAAAPYFGIKVYGVHMNGYLEKDGQEFLWLGKRSEQKATYPGMLDHLVAGGLPRDISCGENLIKECEEEAGIPRSISHKARPVGAVSYVDIEGYRMKRDVLFCYDLKLPDGFIPHNEDGEVESFRLVPVTQVANIIQKTSFFKANCNLVITDFLFRHGHIRPEVFGYLKLLQSLRSGYCS from the exons ATGGGAgcagtgaatttttttttcaaaatgagTTGCAATTACTTGTATCGCTCCGTTTCTCACATAATTTTTTATACCCCAATTGCCCCTACCATTCTGAGTCTTAAATCCCCATTTTGCCCCTCCCGACGCCGGCGACAATTGCGTTCATTTTCCATTTCAGCCAGCAATAGCTTCACCTGGGACGACGTTTTCCGACTACCTGAATCTCCTCAAAATGACTACTCTGCCCTCTCTGGGTTTTTCGATAAAATCAAGCTTTGTAATCGCAATTTG GAGAAGCAATGTGAGTTCATGCCTTTCGTGATTGAGGACCAAATAATTGGCTACGTTCACCATGG GTTTGCTGATTTTCTGAAGCCATTTCAGAATGTATTCATTTTCCCACAAGATAACGAGTATGGAAGCCAGTTTGGATGTCATTGCACTTTACATCCAAACCTTAGTACTCCCAACGATCGAACTAAAGCTGTAGCCAATGTCATTAATTCTTTGGGTGAACTGATCCCCGGCATAAGAAATGAG TTATTTCCGGTTGCATCAGCTTTCGGGGAaccaatatttttttcactggaACGAGCTGCTGCGCCATATTTTGGGATAAAG GTTTATGGAGTTCATATGAATGGATATCTCGAGAAAGATGGGCAGGAATTTCTATGGCTAGGAAAGAGAAGTGAACAAAAAGCCACCTATCCTGGAATGCTTGATCATTTAGTCGCTGGGGGATTG CCACGTGATATTTCTTGTGGAGAAAATCTTATTAAGGAATGTGAAGAGGAGGCAGGGATACCAAGATCTATTTCCCATAA AGCTAGGCCAGTTGGAGCTGTGTCCTACGTTGACATAGAAGGATATAGGATGAAGAGAGATGTCCTCTTTTGTTATGATCTGAAGCTTCCTGATGGCTTCATTCCTCATAACGAGG ATGGGGAGGTAGAAAGCTTTCGATTGGTCCCAGTCACACAAGTTGCAAATATCATCCAAAAAACATCGTTCTTCAAAGCAAACTGCAATCTTGTCATTACTGATTTCCTTTTCCGGCATGG